The Stieleria maiorica genome includes the window GTCGGGAAAGTAGGCTTGGGCAAGCGTGCCGCCGACGCCATCGATGTTGGTGAATGAAATGTCGATCGAATCACGCAGCCCGGCTTGTTCGGTGCGAGTGAACGTGAGGTCTGCCACGCTGGCCCAAGCATCCAGAGCCGTTTCGATCGCCGCATCGGTCTCGGCCTGTGAAAGCGAATCCGGCGAGTTGGCGATGTAGTACGTCAACTCCGCGCTGCCCAACCCCGGTCCGTCCCATCCCAAGCTGGCCGCCAGCACGCGTCGCGGCTCCAGCGACTGGACGGATAGTTGACGGCGTTGACGTGGCTGTTTTCGAAGACGATGGCGTTGTAAGAATCGTGATTCGGGCATCGGATTGCATGTCTCGGGAATTCGGTTGTGGATGGGCCTTCCCCGCAACAGGATGCTTTCCTGCCCCGAATGTCACTCGATTCACACAAAAAACACTGCACTGTCGGTTTCCGCCAAACGACGGACACGATCGTGCCCGACGTCGCGAAGCGAGGGGCTTGGGCAGCAAGTTGAGAATTAACAGTCATGCAGTTTTTTGCGCGATCTGTTTTAGGGAGAGGGGAGCCATGTCCTCGATTGCGAGCCGACTTGTGGAGACACCGATGCCTGGCAGGGAGGATGACGAGCCTGTACGACAGAAATCGTAGAGATGAAAAACCGCACGACTTCCAGAAGCTACATCAACGTTGCGTTGTCCGGTGAGACGGCGGTTCCACATACCCCGAAGGGCGTTTCCCCATCCGTTCGTCCTTGGCGATCTCGATCGGCACCAGCTGGATTCCGTCCACGTTGACGTAGCCGTCGGCGTCTTCGTTCGTGATGATCACTCGTCCGGAATTGCCAGCGTCAAAATCAAACACCCCCAGTGCGCGAGGGATTCCATCAACCATTGCCGGCTGTTTCTGATTGACCGAAACGACCTTCATCCCTTCCCTCGAATGAATCACGACCTTCACCGCTGACGAGCGATTGGGATCCGGCGTGTACAACAGTCGCACTTCGTAACGTCCCGGGGTGGAAACGTCGGGGGCGAACGTTGCCGATTTCTTCCCTCGATCGGTGTTGGCATCGTGCCGGTAGGAGTTGCCGATCATCGGGGGCACTCCGGAGCTTTGCACCCAATGTCCGGTGTACACCGCTTCGTCATCATCCACCGCGATCCCCGGCAGGTCGGCGGAGTTGACTGTTCGGCGGGGCGGCTTTTTTTTGCCGTGTTTCCACTCCAGCACTTGGCCGTCGGCGATCAGACGTTTCCGCAGTTTGTCATAGTCGACCTGCTGGACCGAAACGTTCGCGTCGATCGCCTGGCACGCGGCGGTCGCGGCTGATTGACTGGTCACCATCAAAACCGGCTCCATCCGAATACTGGCGAACGCGGTGTGGCTGGCGGAAAGTGCAAACGTGACCAACAGGTTTTCGCACTCCGCCTGCTTTGGCACGATGGCGCCGTACCCGATGTCGTATGGGCCATAACCGCCGCGCCCCGACGCAACCTTGCCTTCACGCATGACGACGGAATCTTTGACGATGCGGCGGATTTCATGTACGTCGGTGCCGTACGACCCCAGGCCGATACACCGCGGCGCGATCTCACGTCCAAAGGTGTGATGCTCGGTCAGCACCAGATCGCTGACCATTCGTCGTCCTTCGCGGACATAGATCTGATGCGGCCAACCACCGTTGTCCGTGAATTCGTCTTTGGGCAATCCGAATCGGCGTGTCTCCTTTCGCAGCTTCGCCGGCACTCGGGGATCGGTTGCCAGGAAGTGGAACAAGCCGCGGTGGTAATTTTCGATTTCCTTGGCGATTCGCTCGCGTCGGTCGTAGCTGGCTTCCGGCCATTCCCAACTCGCTCCCGGCAGGTTCCCGCCGAACGTCGCCGTGTTGAAATCCCATTTGTCGTTGGGCAGGGGATCGTGTTTGCTGAACCACCGCAGGTCCAGTTCGTCGCCGTTTTCAAGACAGGCCTCGATGAATCGGGCGACCAGTTCATAGCGTTTCGGGTCATAGTTTTCCGGTGCTTCGATCGGCAGCATATTGGACGCGTCGGTCGTCAGGCATAGCCGGAAACAATATGCCATCACTCCCGGGGCAGGGTCGCCGGGATTGCCAGGGGCGCCTTCGCTGACCAGCGGCAGCAGCCCGCTGGACGGGTCGCCTTTGACGACATAGGGATCCAGTGGGAAGTCGCGATCCCAGACGCCTTGCCCGCCGGGCACGCGGCCGTTGCTTCCGGGCTGTGGGTGGTCGGTGCGAGGTGCATACTTCGCGGCGTAATGAATCCCGTTGTACTGTTCGCCGTACTTCGCGTTGCCTTCACGCTCGAGCGTGTACGACACCCCGGCGGCGGCCATCAAATCGCCTTCGTAGGTCGTGTCGATGAACATCGTTGCCGACACGGACCGGCCGTCTTCGGTGACCAGTGCACCGATGCGATTGTTGCTCTTGCGCACCGATTCCAGCCGCGCTTCCCGAAGCACCACGACGCCGGCTTCGGCGACCATGGAATCGAAGACCTGTTCGGCGACATGCGGTTCGATCGAATAGGCTCCGCCGGTGGCGGGTCCGCCCTTGCCTCGAAACGGTTGCCCCCAGTTCAGTTCCTTGCCGTACGTCGCGACCAACCGCGTGAAGTACTCGCGGGCGAGTCCGCCGACGCTGCGGGGGTCGCCGATATCAACGGCACTCAATCCTCCCGACGTCATCCCGCCGAGGTGCCGCCCCGGTTCGACAAGCACCACACGCTTTCCCATCCGCGCCACCTGGACGGCCGCCACCACGCCGCCTGACGTGCCGCCATAAACGCACACGTCGGCCTGGACGGCGGTCGCAGCGGTTTGGGCATGGCATTTTAACGACAACGGAGTCGCGACGGTCAGCGTCGCGATGAGCAGCAAGGGAAGGTGAGCAGTGGATCGCAGCATGTTACCAGTTTACGTTCGGACGAAGGGGCCATTACGACGAATATACCCCACGGATGGCAGCGCGTACCCACGGATGTCATGCAACCTGGAATCCGTGGGTACGCTTTGCCATCTGTGGGTTTTCTTCGCTGCCGTCTCGTAGCGCAATAAACGGGACGGGGGTTGCCTAAGCATGTTGTCTGTGTTTGATCGACGGGAAGTGCCTGGCTGAATAGCTCCACCTTTCGAGCAATACAAGCTCGAAGCGCAAGTGAGAGAGTCACTTGCTGGCGCTGCGTGCTTGTTTTGGATTCGATACCGCACGATGTGACGCTGTCCAGCGAGCTGCTGCATCGGTAGCGTGAAGCCGCAAGTATACTGTGGGGCCAGTGGTCATACCGGGCGACGGCGAAGGAACTCGAGGGATTGAATCGATGCGGCATTTGCGACGAAGACTCCTCCGCCGCGCGATGGTCGCGACGTCATGCGTAATCGCCGTCGCCTTGGCTGCTTCTTGGATGTTCGCCGGTGTCCTGATCGCGCCCAACCCGCGCATCATCGGTGCTCCGCCACAGGAGATAAACGCCACCGCCTTCAGTGTGCCCAGCGATTCCGGAGCGATGATCTCCGGCTGGCAGACACGGCCCGATGCGAGCAAGGGAGTTATCGTTCTGCTTCACGGGATACGTGGCTCTCGTCTCAAGATGCTCGATCGCGCTCGGATGCTTCATGATGCGGGCTACGCGACGGTGCTGATCGATTTGCAGGCGCACGGGGAGAGCCCGGGAGAGGCGATCACGGTTGGATATCTGGAACAACATGACGTTCGCGCCGCGGTCGAATTCGCGCGGCGTGAACACCCGGGGCAACCGATCGGCGTCATCGGGGTGTCGCTCGGTGGGGCGGCGGCTCTGCTGGCGTCTCCGCTGGACATCGACGCCCTCGTGCTCGAAGCGGTCTATCCCGACATTCGCGATGCCGTCCACAATCGCGTCGCCGCCCGGCTTGGTCGGTTTGCAACCATTCCGGCGTCCCTGTTGTTGCTTCAGCTGCAACCCCGCCTGGGCATCTCACCGAGCGAACTTCGGCCGATCGACCACATGGCAGAAATCGACTGTCCGGTCTGCATCCTTTCCGGAACTGACGACCGACACACCACCGTCGCCGAAACACGATCGATGTTTGACGCCGCGCGAGAGCCGAAGATGTTGTGGCTGGTCGATGGCGCCCGACACGTCGATTTGCTCCACCACAACCCGGCAGCCTACCGGCAAAAGATCCTCAGCTTCCTGGACCGCTATCTCGGCGACGCCGACGCGACGGAGCAAATCGAAGGGAGAGAAGGCGTCACCATCGGCTCGGGCAGTGTCGACGTGTTCTCCGAACTCGTCGCCCCTGGAAGCGAAGCTTCCCCAGCGACGACCTCGGAGAGGACGTCGACACTCTCAACGTCGAAGACAACCCAATCACCCTCATCCGCGACGACTCAGTTTCACACGCGTCCGGAGTGTTACGCTTCGCTTTCAGGGGAGAACAGCTGGGGACAGCGGTTCTACACTTTGCCGAATCAATCCCCGCCCCCTTTTGACGCCCCTGTCGACGTGTTCTCCGAACTCGTCGCCCTCGGAAGCGAAGCTTCCCCAGCGACGACCTCGGAGAGGACGTCGACACTCTCAACATCGAAGACAACCCAATCACCCTCATCCGGGACGACTCCGTTTCACACGCGTCCGGAGTGTTACGCTTCGCTTTTAGGGGAGAACAGCTGGGGACAGCGGTTCTACACTTTGCCGAATCAAACCCCGTCCCCTTTGGGGACCACTGTCTGTGATAATGCGGGGAATTCGGCTAAGAAATCGCTCCCCGCCGAGTCATCTTTGCTGAAATACCGCCGTCTGGAACCGTAAACCGGAGAATCGAAATGCGTTTTGTTGGTCGACTGATGATTTTGTTGCTGGTTTTGTCGAACGCGATCGTCGTCATACCCGCCGCGTGCGCGGAAGAACCCGTCACCTTGATCGGAACGATTGTCAAATGGCGTTACCCGGACGCGGACATCGGCAAATCGCAGATGTCGGATGCAGCCACCATCGCCGCCGATGGAAATCGCACGGTCCCGTCATCAGTCCTGAAGACGACGATGACGACGCCGGATTCGGTCGAGAAAGTCCTGGCGTTCTATCAGGATCTGCTCACCCGCAACGCGACCAACGACAAGACGCTCGGCATCGAACCGGACGTCGGCCGGTCGGTCGTTTTCAGCGATGAATCCGAAGGACGCCCCTTTGCGTTTCACACCATCCTGGTCAATTCCGAGGCCTCCTCGACGACGTTGATTGTCACGCGTGGAGAGTCGGAGGAACTGACGTCCATCACGTGGAAACAGTACTTGAGGCACGACGTTGGCAAATGACGGATGGCTATCTGGCGACGTCTCTATCGTGGCGGTTTTCAAGAATCGAATGATCGATTCAAACGGATGACGCAGCGGAAGTCGACAGGAATTAGAAATCGCAAAATCGTCGGGTTTACATTTGGTAGACTGGCACGATTGCAATCATCTCTCCCCGTCTCAGAGGACGTGATCGATGAATCGATTTACTCTTCGCCACCTACGGATTCAACGAATCGTTTGCCGGCCCCGCCGGGCTGCAGCGGTTCCGCGATGCGCTTGTTGATCACCTGCGCCCTGGGGGCCAGAACCCTGCGTCGGCACTGGGAGGATAACGATCGCTGGGGGATCGCCGCGTGTCTCCGGCAAGCCGCCAAAGACAGCACGATCAAAGAACCCACACCGGGAGCCGGCGAAGCGCAGTTTGATTCCGAACAATCTCAAACGCGCGGCATACTGAGGGAGAGGCTTCCAGGCTCGTCGTTCTGGGGAGGAGGTATCTAGCTGGACAGAGCCACATGATGCAAGAAAGATCCTGAATCGTCATGCGAACGTCGCTACCTTCGTCAGAAGGCGGATCCTCCTGCATGTACCGCGCTCTGGCGAGCGTCGCTACGTCAAGCGGGCGTTGTCCCGCTGGAAATCTGTTCCACATGCTGACTGTGATTCTGCGTCAATCTATTTCGTGATGTTCTCCTCACTGCGAAATCCTGTCCCTAGCAGCTTAGGACTGGTTTAACATGGGACGGCAATGACTTCGCACCGCGGCTTCCACCGTTCTGGATGACATCCGTGGGGACGCTCTGCCATCCGTGGGCTCAATCCTTCTGCCCCAAGCCCGTGGCCGGCCGGTGGCGGTCTTTGGCGCGCGAAGTCGGTGCGATCTCCCAGTCGGCCCGAATAAAAAGAAGAACGAATAACTTTCCTGTTGGAGAACTCCCCGTGCTCTCTCGTTTAAACCCTGCTCCGGCCGTGCTTCACGCCGTCGCATTGATTTTTGTCGTGTCGTCGTGTTGGACGAATCCGTCGACGATTGCGGCGTCCGATTGGTCGCCGGTCAAGGATGCGATGCTGACGCGTTGGGGCAAACAAATCACGCCGGACCATGTTTGGACCGAGTACCCGCGGCCGCAAATGACGCGTTCGCAGTGGACCAATCTGAACGGTTTGTGGGACTATGCCGTCACGCCAAAGGACGCAGAGAAGCCGAGCGAGTGGGCGGGGAAGATCCTGGTCCCCTTTGCCATCGAATCCCCGCTGTCCGGCGTCGGGCGGCGACTGTCCGCTGACGAAACACTCTGGTACCGAACGACCTTTGATCGAGCCGATGTGTTCACCGGTGAAACGCCGAGCGACACGAACACGCTGCGGCTTCATTTCGAGGCCGTCGATTACCGCTGCAGCGTCTTTCTGAACGGCGAAGCCTTGGGCGAACACGTCGGCGGTAATCTGCCTTTCTCCTTCTTGATCGATGGCGAACTGCGGGAGTCGGGAAACGAGTTGGTCGTCAAGGTGGTCGATGCGACCGACGCGGAGGGCCAGTACCAGCTTCGCGGCAAGCAAAAGGTCGACAACCGCGGCATCTTTTACACGCCTGTTTCGGGGATCTGGCAAACCGTTTGGATCGAGCCGGTCGCAGCGTCCCACATCGTGGACCTGAAAGTCACCGGTGATGCCGATGGAAACGTCATGGTCAAAGCCGACACGGTAGGTAACGCAAACACAGTGCGCGTCGTCGTGAAAGACGAGAACCAACAGGTTGCCCAGGCCCGCGACGACAGCGGCGAAGTCCGGCTCACCATCGCCGATGCGAAACTTTGGTCGCCGGAATCACCCACGCTGTACGACCTGCAAATCGAACTGCTCGACGAAGCCGGACAGGTGGTCGATTCGGTCGCGTCCTATGTCGGGTTGCGAACGGTCGGCAAACGGCGTGACGCCGATGGCAACCTGCGACTGACGCTCAACGGCCAGGACATTTTTCACTGGGGGCCGCTCGACCAAGGCTGGTGGCCCGGCGGACTGCTGACGCCTCCGTCGGACGACGCGATTCAATTCGAAATCGACTTCTTGCGCCGCGCAGGGTTCAACATGATCCGCAAGCACATCAAGGTCGAACCGCGACGGTACTACTACCACTGTGACCGCGTCGGCATGCTGGTCTGGCAAGATCAAGTCGAAGGCGGAGCGGGATTTGATTCCGCCGAATGGCCTAAATGGAAACGATTGGCGAAGGATCACGAAAAGGCCAACACGCCCAAGTCGTGGAAGCCCGGCGATCCGCTCGACGCGACCTGGCCGGACTGGGCGCACGCTCAGTACATGACCGAACTGAAGGGGATGGTCGATCACCTTTACAACCACCCGTCGATTGTAACCTGGGTGCCGTTCAACGAGCGTTGGGGACAACACCGCACGATGAAAGTCGGCAAGTGGATCGTCGACTACGACCCGACGCGGCACATCAACATCGCCAGCGGAGGCAACTTCTTTGCCGTCGGTGACATGGCCGATGAACACGTTTATCCTCACCCGGACTTCCCAGTCGATGACGATCGCTACAACGACTTCGTCAAGATCGTGGGCGAATTCGGCGGTCACGGCTGGCCGGTTGCCGATCACTTGTGGGTCAAGAGCAAACGCAACTGGGGTTATGGTGGTCTGCCGAAGACCAAGCAAGAATACATCGAGCGTTACAAGGAATCGATCCGTCGATTGGCAGAGCTCAAAAAGCAAGGCGTCGCCGGTGCCGTCTACACCCAGACCACCGATGTGGAAGGTGAGATCAACGGCTTGATGACCTACGATCGCGACGTCATCAAGATCGCCGCGCCCCACCTGAAACAGATCGCGGTCGACGCCGAGTTGGTCGCCGGAGGCAACCGGCTGTCCAAGACGCGGCCGAACATCATCATCGTTCTGGTCGACGACATGGGCTACTCGGATCTCGGCTGCTACGGCGGTGAAATTGAAACTCCCAACATCGACGCCTTGGCCGCTGCGGGGATGCGATTCACCCAGTTCTACAACCAGGGACGCTGCTGCCCGACGCGGGCCAGCTTGATCACGGGGCTGCAACCACACCAAGTCGGCATCGGTCACATGACCGCGCCGCCCGGACAACCACTCGGGTTCGAAGGCCCCTACCAAGGTTATCTCAATGACAACTGCACGACGCTGGCCGAGGTGTTGAAATCGGCCGGCTACACCACGCTGATGACCGGCAAGTGGCACTTGGGGGCGGATCGAAAGGAGTGCTGGCCACTGGAACGCGGATTCGACAAGTATTACGGATGCATCAGCGGCGCGATCAATTATTTCAAACCCGGCGGCGATCGTGGATTGACCGAGGGCAACGATGCGATCGAAGTACCCGAGGGTTTCTACGCCACCGACACTTTTACCGACAAGGCGATCGAGTACATCGACGGAGCGACCGAGTCCGGTGATGACCCGTTCTTTTTGTACTTGGCCTATAACGCGCCGCACTGGCCGCTGAACGCCAAATGGGAGGATTACCAAAAGTACCGCGGCAAATACAAAGACGGCTGGCGGGCGATGATGAAAGCACGCAACGAGCGTCAGCGTGAAATGGGGCTGCTGCGTAAGGACACCGTGCCGGCCGAGCATCCGGGACCGCAGTGGGACAGCTTGAACGAGAAGCAGCGCGATCGTCTGGATGCCGTCATGGCGGCCTACGCCGGTTGCGTCGATTCGATCGATCAAAACATCGGCAAGCTCGTCGGACACCTCAAGGCCATCGACCAGCTGGACAACACCGTGATCTTTTTCTTGAGCGACAACGGTGCATGTCAAGAAGGCGGTAACTTCGGCGTCGGCGATGAAGCGATGGTCAAAGACCCGCCGCTGGAAACGACCGCCGGTGTACGCATCGGATTGCACTGGGCCGGCGCCTGCAATACGCCGTATCGAAAGTACAAACACTATGTCCACGAAGGCGGCGCGTGCACGCCGATGATCGCCCATTGGCCGGCGGGAATCCCCGAAGACGATCGTGGCATGTTGATGCACCGACGCGCCTACTTGCAAGACTTCATGAGCACGGTGATCGATCTGGCCGGCGGAAGCTATCCCGAGGGGATCCCCCAGTGCGAAGGCGAATCGCTAGCGCCACTGTTGGCCGGTGTCCGCCAAGACATCCATTTCGACCCGATGTTCTGGGAACACGAAGGCAACGCGGCGGTCCGCATGGGCAAATGGAAGCTCGTCCGCGAGTACGAGAAACCTTGGGAGTTGTATGACTTTTCCAAGGACCGCAACGAGTTGAATGATCTGGCCGACAAGAAACCCGTGTTGCGAAAGGAGATGATCGCGATGTGGGAAGCCTGGGCGAAAGAAACCGGCGTCGCGTTCCCTCAGCGGTTTAACATGTACCAGTTTCTGAATCAGAAGAAGAAGCAAGAGAAAGCCGCGAAGTAGCGACGGGGATTCGTTGGTGTCTAGGCTTTAGCCGATCCCCGGCGGCACGAGGCGGCAGGTTGTTGTACGACGTCCCTTTTGTTGTACGACGTCCCTTCCGGGTCGTCGCGGTGAGTCGTTTACGACGACCGCCCGGAAGGGCCGTCGTACAGTGTGTTGCGACCGCCCGGAAGGGCCGTCGTACAGTGTGTTGCGACCGCCCGGAAGGGCCGTCGTACAGTATGCTGCGATCGCCCGGAAGGGCCGTCGTACTGGGCGACCGGTTTCTTAATTGCCGACCAGATTGCGCAACACGTGGCCGTGGACGTCGGTCAGTCGGCGATCGATTCCGTTGTGGCGTACGGTCAGCTTGGTGTGATCGATGCCCAGTAAATGCAACATGGTGGCGTTGATGTCGTAAACGGTGGTCGCGTGATCGGGGCTTTCCGGGCGGAACCCCCACTCGTCGCTGTGGCCGTACGTCCCCGGACGGACACCGCCGCCACACATCCAATTGGTGAACACGAACGGGTTGTGGTCACGGCCTTCGGTTCCCTGGGAACACGGCATTCGGCCGAACTCGGTCGTCCACAAAATCAACGTGTCCTCCAACATCCCACGCTGTGCGAGGTCTTTGATCAACGCCGCCGCTCCGCGTGACATCCCCAACGCGAGCGGTCCGTGATCGCGGGGGACGTTTTCGTGGCTGTCCCAATTGCGACGAGGAAATCCGTTGTCGTTGCCGCTCCAAATCTGGATGAAACGGACACCGCGTTCGAGCAACCGACGGGCGACCAAACACTTCCGCCCAAAGAACTCCGCTTCGGCCTTGGCGTTGATTTCCGAATCATCGACGTGTGAGCCTTCATCGACCAATCCATACAAGTCACGGATGTGTTGCGGTTCGCTGGACAGATCGAGCGCGTCGGTGGCCGAGAGTTGCATCGCGGCGGCCAGTTCGTAGGAGCGAACGCGGGCATCGAGTCGATCATCGCTGGGCCGCTGCCGTGCGTAGGCCTGATTGATTTGTTTCAGTGCATCCAACCCGGCGCGATCGCTGTCGGGGGTGATGAAGTTGCTTTGGGGTGGAAACAGATCGGTGATGGGGGTCGCGCCGCTGGGCCGAATCACCGTGCCTTGATGGCTTGCCGACAGGAACGCGTTGCCCCAATTTTTGGCGCCGTTGGACGCGAACCCACGATGATCGGGCAGCACGACGAAGGTCGGCAGGTTCTCGTTTTCGCTGCCCAGTCCGTACGAAACCCACGACCCTGCGCTGGGGAATCCGGGCAGGTTAAATCCCGTCGTTTGCAGCAGCGTACCCTGGCTGTGGACGCCGGTTTTTCCCACCAGATTGTGGATGAAGGCGATCTCGTCGACGACATCACCCAGCGGGGCGACGATCTCGCTGAGCTGCTTGCCGCTGTGCCCGTACGGTTTGAATTTCCAGGGACTGGCAAAACAATCGCCGGGCTGGCTTTGGAACAGTTCCACCTTTTCGCCGGGATCCCAGGGCTGTCCGTCGCGTTTTTCCAGAAGCGGTTTGTAATCAAACGTGTCGACATGACTGGCCGCCCCGGCCATGAACAGCTGCACGACCCGCTTCGCTTTCGGCCGATGGTGCAGCACGACGTCGGACGCGGCATCCTGACGATGCATCATGTCCGCCAGTGCAATTCCTGCGAATCCACCGAGCCCCTGGCGGAGGATGGAGCGTCGATCAGTGGTCTGGCGTTTCATCATGAATCATACGTTAATATGGCTGTGTTCGTTGCAGAGCCATCGCTCATCGTAGCGAGTGCCGGTGGCGAAAGTCCACTGCCAGCGAGTGTTGGTGGCCCGCCTGCCGCTATCCGGCCATGATTCCCAAGATCACAAGGGCGATGACGCCGACCATCAGAGCGACGGCGATCATTTTCAATAGCGACTTGGGGGACGTTCCGACCATCAGACGTTTATCCTGGCCGCAAATCACCACACGGTACAGGTTCTCCTTGTAACGATACGCCAGAACGTAGGCGGGCAAGGACAAGCGACGCGTGACGAGTCGACGGAGGACGATCGCGACGTGGACGTTGCGGAACCGGGTTCCGGGGATGAAGTGGTTTTGCGCCCGCTCGGCGGCCATCCGATGGATCGCTGCGGAGACTTCTTGGCGGGCCTGGGAACGTTGGACATCGAACTGTTCGAGTGTCGCATCGCGGACGGCGCCTTCGGGCGCGGCACGTTTGGTCGCCAAGTTCATCCCCGGGCTGATCGCGGCGGCTTCGCGAACGCTCAGACCTCGGGAGGCCGAGACAAGGATGTCGTCAAAATGGATTTCGTTCTGACCGGAGTGCGGCGCCCAGTCCGATCGCCCGCTGCCCTCATTGGAATCCGCCGCCCAACTGACGAAGGCATCGGCATCGAAGACCCAAGCGACCCACCAGAGCGGTTTCAGTTGCGTCAATTGAGCCGAGGCGGAGAGGTCCGATGGGCGGAACCAGCCGCGTGAATCGAGCCACCCCCGCAGTGCCGCACGGGCCTCGTCGGGCGTGACCGTGAACGGCAAGTAGTGTTCGGTCTGTTCCATCGGATCGTCGATCGATTCGACTTTGACCACATCGCCACAAAAGGAGCAGCTTGGCGCCTGATGTTTCGGATCATAGGCGATCGCCGCGCCACAACCGGTGCACCGCAGGATCTGAACGGCAAGCTTTTTCGGTACATCGGCTTGCGCGTCCAGGGCTGCTTGACCGCATATCGCGCAGCGTAGATCACCGGTTTCAAGCGGCGATTCGCAACGGCCGCACGTTCGCTCTGCAACACTTGACTCACTCATCCTTGGGCCGCCATGATCGCTATGAAGACGATGCCGATCAACAACAATACGCCGATGACGGCAAGGGTGACTTTGGCTGCCGAAACCGGCACTTTGCCTCCGACACGTCCCGTTTGACCGTTGACCAAGATTTGGATCGGCGGTCGGTCTTCGGCATATCGCACCGCATAGGTCCAGATCGGCAATAGTACCAGATCGATCACCTCGTGCGAGAGATCGGTTTGGTATTCCAGGTTGCTGTGGGAGTCGCCGGGCATGAATCCTTTGAGCATGCCACCCACTTTCTCGATCGTCTCGTCGTGTGCCAAGCGAAAACACTCGTCTTGGCCGCGCGACGGTTCCTCGGCGAGCCAACCGGAGATGAAGGAATCGGCGTACCGCCGCAGGGCGCGCAGGTCGAACGGTTCGACGGCCTCTAACGCTGCGTTGGTGACACCCTGCGATGCGCTGACGACCACGTCGACGACGTAACAGCAATGGTTTCCGCTCAACGGACGCCACTCGGTTTTCGTCACCGTCCGCGTTCGTCGGACCGTTTTGCCCTTGGAATCGGTCGTCGTGTAGGTTTCGGTTTCGGTGTAGTTTTCCCCGATGCTGGCCGAGTACTGGGTGTTGGCCACCGCGGCGTACAGGTAGGCCGGAAGATAGACGCCCCGTGTCAGTTCCGGAACCGCGGCCTTGAAATCCGAACGCGCAAAAATATGGCTGCCGGAGATCCAGTTCTTCACCGCATTGGTCGCGTGTTCGTGATCGATGACAAATCCGACCAGGAACGTTGGTGAGGGACGATTAGCCGACGGCGGACGGCTGACGATCGACGGCGAAGCGCAATACGGACAGAGCGTCGAACGCATGTGCGATTGGACCACCAATTTCGCACCACACGACTGGCACGCAATCTCCAGTTGATCGGACGTCGGTTTGGCAAAGTCGGTTGCCATGAATCTCCTGCACACCGTGACGGAAAAGCGTTAGTGTAGCAGGCTCGATCGACGCGATTGCGGGGCGGT containing:
- a CDS encoding DUF1501 domain-containing protein, which encodes MMKRQTTDRRSILRQGLGGFAGIALADMMHRQDAASDVVLHHRPKAKRVVQLFMAGAASHVDTFDYKPLLEKRDGQPWDPGEKVELFQSQPGDCFASPWKFKPYGHSGKQLSEIVAPLGDVVDEIAFIHNLVGKTGVHSQGTLLQTTGFNLPGFPSAGSWVSYGLGSENENLPTFVVLPDHRGFASNGAKNWGNAFLSASHQGTVIRPSGATPITDLFPPQSNFITPDSDRAGLDALKQINQAYARQRPSDDRLDARVRSYELAAAMQLSATDALDLSSEPQHIRDLYGLVDEGSHVDDSEINAKAEAEFFGRKCLVARRLLERGVRFIQIWSGNDNGFPRRNWDSHENVPRDHGPLALGMSRGAAALIKDLAQRGMLEDTLILWTTEFGRMPCSQGTEGRDHNPFVFTNWMCGGGVRPGTYGHSDEWGFRPESPDHATTVYDINATMLHLLGIDHTKLTVRHNGIDRRLTDVHGHVLRNLVGN